The following proteins are co-located in the Hypomesus transpacificus isolate Combined female chromosome 23, fHypTra1, whole genome shotgun sequence genome:
- the nck2a gene encoding cytoplasmic protein NCK2a, which produces MTEEVTVVAKWDYTAQQDQELDIRKNERLLLLDDSKTWWRVRNTANQTGYVPSNYVERKNSLKKASLVKNIKDTLGLGKTRRKLSTRDTSPTPSSDTESPSNGSSGGGGSGGGGAERVYDLDIPATVKFVYTAEREDELTLAKGSRVVVMEKCSDGWWRGSQGGRVGWFPSNYVQEELAGEEPPRGRVGPGSAPGGGAALANGGAAGGGVLHTVQTLYPFSSVTEEELNFEKGEVMEVVEKPENDPEWWKCRTSRGLVGLVPKNYVVVLSDGASRPLPSSPVHSSPLKRPVLGPVQVGKFAGRDWYYGGITRNQAESVLNERADVGDFLIRDSESSPSDFSVSLKAMGKNKHFKVLLADGSYCIGQRRFSSMEELVEHYKKAPIFTSEHGDKLYLVKPLL; this is translated from the exons ATGACGGAGGAGGTGACAGTTGTAGCCAAGTGGGACTACACGGCCCAGCAGGACCAGGAACTGGACATCAGGAAGAACGAGCGCCTCCTGCTATTGGACGACTCCAAGACGTGGTGGAGGGTCCGCAACACCGCCAACCAGACGGGCTACGTGCCGTCCAACTATGTGGAGCGCAAGAACAGCCTGAAGAAGGCCTCGCTGGTCAAGAACATCAAAGACACGTTAg gCTTGGGTAAGACCAGGAGGAAGTTGAGCACGCGTGACACCTCCCCCACGCCCAGTTCCGACACGGAGAGCCCCTCCAATGGGagcagtggagggggaggaagtgggggaggaggagccgaGAGGGTGTACGACCTGGACATCCCCGCCACCGTCAAGTTTGTCTACACGGCGGAGCGCGAGGACGAGCTGACCCTGGCCAAAGGGTCGCGCGTGGTCGTCATGGAGAAGTGCAGCGACGGCTGGTGGCGGGGAAgccagggggggagggtgggctgGTTCCCCTCCAACTACGTCCAGGAGGAGCTGGCGGGGGAGGAGCCTccgagggggagggtggggccgGGGAGCGCCCCCGGAGGCGGGGCGGCGCTGGCCAACGGGGGGGCGGCAGGGGGCGGAGTCCTCCACACGGTCCAGACTCTGTACCCCTTCAGCTCCGTGACGGAGGAGGAGCTGAACTTTGAGAagggggaggtgatggaggtggtggagaagccCGAGAACGACCCCGAGTGGTGGAAGTGCAGGACCAGCCGCGGCCTGGTCGGCCTGGTCCCCAAGAACTATGTGGTGGTCCTGAGCGACGGAGCCTCCAGGCccttgccctcctcgccggtccaCAGCTCCCCGCTGAAGAGGCCCGTCCTGGGTCCGGTCCAGGTGGGCAAGTTTGCGGGCCGGGACTGGTACTACGGAGGCATCACCCGGAACCAGGCGGAGAGCGTCCTCAACGAGAGGGCAGATGTGGGAGACTTCCTCATACGGGACAGCGAGTCGTCT cCCAGTGACTTCTCCGTGTCCCTGAAGGCCATGGGGAAGAACAAGCACTTTAAGGTGCTGCTGGCTGACGGCTCCTACTGTATCGGCCAGCGCAGGTTTTCCTCCATGGAAGAACTGGTGGAGCACTACAAGAAGGCTCCCATCTTCACCAGCGAGCACGGCGACAAGCTCTACCTGGTCAAACCACTGCtgtga
- the gpr45 gene encoding high-affinity lysophosphatidic acid receptor gives MAFCNGSLLGGCGLLEPIDLGEGPEIVPSLPDDEEEEETALMPVTLRVTLAAIMIFMITIGFLGNAIVCLIVYQKPAMRSAINLLLATLAFSDIMLSLLCMPFTAVTVATADWRFGGGFCRASIMLYWLFVLEGVSILLIISVDRFLIIVQRQDKLTPHRAKLLIVASWALSLCVALPSVVGWRAGAAGIGGAWAPQCVLGYSESLADRGYTVLLAVAVFFVPFGVMLYSYLCILNTVRRNALRIHNHTSDQATLPALNQVSKLGLTGLQRPPQVNVDMSFKTRAFTTILILFIGFSVCWLPHTVVSLLAVFSRRFYYSPAFYPVSVGALWLSYLKTVFNPVIYCWRIRKFREACLEFMPKSCRLCPRVPGRSRRRVRPSNIYVCSETQSAV, from the coding sequence ATGGCATTTTGCAATGGCAGCTTGCTGGGTGGGTGTGGTCTGTTGGAGCCTATCGATctgggggaggggccagagaTTGTGCCGTCACTGCCCgacgatgaggaggaggaggagaccgcTCTGATGCCTGTCACGCTTCGCGTCACTCTGGCCGCCATAATGATCTTCATGATAACCATCGGTTTCCTCGGCAACGCCATTGTGTGTCTGATTGTTTACCAGAAGCCCGCCATGCGCTCGGCCATCAATCTTCTCCTGGCCACGCTCGCCTTTTCCGACATCATGCTCTCGCTGCTCTGCATGCCCTTCACCGCCGTTACCGTGGCAACCGCCGACTGGCGTTTCGGGGGCGGTTTCTGCCGGGCGTCCATCATGCTGTATTGGCTGTTTGTGCTGGAGGGCGTGTCCATCCTCCTGATCATCAGCGTGGACAGGTTCCTGATCATCGTGCAGCGGCAGGACAAGCTGACCCCTCACCGCGCCAAGCTGCTGATCGTGGCGTCCTGGGCACTGAGCCTGTGTGTGGCGCTGCCCTCCGTGGTGGGCTGGAGGGCGGGTGCGGCCGGCATCGGGGGCGCCTGGGCGCCCCAGTGCGTCCTGGGATACAGTGAGTCCCTGGCGGACCGCGGCTACACCGTGCTGCTCGCCGTGGCGGTGTTCTTCGTGCCGTTCGGCGTCATGCTGTACTCCTACCTCTGCATCCTCAACACGGTGCGCCGCAACGCCCTGCGCATCCACAACCACACCAGCGACCAGGCCACCCTGCCTGCCCTCAACCAGGTCAGCAAGCTGGGGCTCACCGGCCTGCAGCGCCCCCCGCAGGTCAACGTAGACATGAGCTTCAAGACGCGGGCCTTCACCaccatcctcatcctcttcatcgGGTTCTCGGTGTGCTGGCTTCCCCACACCGTGGTCAGCCTGCTGGCGGTGTTCAGCCGCAGGTTCTACTACAGCCCGGCGTTCTACCCCGTCAGCGTGGGCGCCCTGTGGCTCAGCTACCTGAAGACCGTCTTCAACCCCGTCATCTACTGCTGGAGGATCAGGAAGTTCAGGGAGGCCTGTCTGGAGTTCATGCCGAAGAGTTGCAGGCTCTGCCCCAGGGTGCCTGGACGCAGCCGGAGGAGGGTGAGGCCCAGCAACATCTACGTCTGCAGCGAGACCCAGTCGGCAGTGTGA
- the c23h2orf49 gene encoding ashwin, whose product MASISTRRDETRRTSDKTDSKVDLLHPELLSRDFIQLVLHERNISTGEDETRDRLTELYLRHIIPLPQRALPNSRWGRKMERMRPRQSPAGGRSYSSDTSGKRPFVVFDGRSSHAGPLRVKKPEEAPGFGVGTDRLKPPPSVNLSNPVRRLTISSSSSSPSSSSSTTVKVHAGPTGNGRLVSPSSVSLKREADSSGVSKSPEVKKKIQHVTWP is encoded by the exons ATGGCGAGCATCAGTACAAGACGAGATGAGACACGCAGAACCAGCGATAAAACTGATTCCAAAGTAGATCTATTACACCCCGAGCTCCTATCCCGAGACTTTATACAACTAGTTCTACACGAG AGAAATATAAGCACTGGAGAAGATGAGACCCGTGACCGACTTACGGAACTCTACCTACGGCACATcatccctctccctcaaagAGCGCTGCCTAACAGCCGCTGGGGTCGGAAAATGGAACGGATGCGCCCACGACAGTCCCCGGCCGGTGGACGTTCATACAG CAGTGACACGAGCGGAAAGCGGCCTTTTGTCGTGTTTGACGGCAGGTCGTCACATGCCGGGCCGTTGAGGGTGAAGAAACCAGAGGAAGCTCCAGGGTTTGGGGTAGGAACTGACCGGCTGAAGCCTCCGCCATCTGTCAACCTCTCCAACCCTGTACGCAGGCTGACcatctcgtcttcctcctcctccccctcctcctcctcgtccaccACAGTCAAGGTTCATGCGGGTCCAACAGGGAATGGTAGACTCGTCTCCCCATCATCAGTCTCTCTCAAACGAGAGGCGGACAGCTCG GGTGTATCAAAGTCTCCAGAGGTGAAGAAGAAGATCCAGCATGTGACATGGCCGTGA
- the fhl2a gene encoding four and a half LIM domains protein 2a, producing the protein MTERYDCHYCKESLFGKKYVLREDNPYCVKCYESLYSNTCEDCKKPIGCNTRDLSYKDRHWHEDCFQCFQCKRSLVDKPFSTKDDQLLCTECYSNEYSSKCHECKKTIMPGSRKMEHKGNSWHETCFTCQRCQQPIGTKSFIPKENNNFCVPCYEKQFAMQCVQCKKPITTGGVTYRDQPWHKDCFLCTSCKQQLSGQRFTSRDDFAYCLNCFCNLYAKKCASCTTPISGLGGSKYISFEERQWHNDCFNCKKCSVSLVGRGFLTERDDILCPECGKDI; encoded by the exons ATGACAGAGCGCTACGACTGCCACTACTGCAAGGAGTCCCTGTTTGGGAAGAAGTATGTTCTCCGGGAGGACAACCCCTACTGTGTGAAGTGCTACGAGAGCCTCTACTCCAACACCTGTGAAGACTGCAAGAAGCCCATCGGCTGCAACACCAGG GACCTGTCCTATAAGGATCGCCACTGGCACGAGGACTGTTTCCAGTGCTTCCAGTGTAAACGCTCCCTGGTGGACAAGCCCTTCTCCACCAAAGATGACCAGCTGCTCTGCACAGAGTGCTACTCCAATGAGTACTCCTCCAAGTGCCATGAGTGCAAGAAGACCATCATGCCTG GCTCCAGGAAGATGGAGCACAAGGGGAACAGCTGGCATGAGACCTGCTTCACATGCCAGCGCTGCCAGCAGCCCATCGGCACCAAGAGCTTCATCCCTAAGGAGAACAACAACTTCTGTGTGCCCTGCTACGAGAAGCAGTTTGCCATGCAGTGTGTGCAGTGCAAGAAG CCAATCACCACTGGGGGGGTGACCTACCGAGATCAGCCCTGGCACAAGGACTGCTTCCTGTGTACCAGCTGCAAGCAGCAGCTGTCAGGCCAGCGTTTCACCTCTCGAGACGACTTTGCCTACTGCCTCAACTGCTTCTGCAACCTGTACGCCAAGAAGTGTGCATCCTGCACCACCCCCATCAGCG gtctgGGAGGCAGCAAGTACATCTCCTTTGAGGAGCGCCAATGGCACAACGACTGCTTCAACTGTAAGAAGTGCTCTGTGTCCCTGGTGGGGCGGGGCTTCCTCACTGAGCGCGACGACATCCTGTGCCCGGAGTGCGGCAAAGATATCTGA